The following proteins are co-located in the Malus sylvestris chromosome 13, drMalSylv7.2, whole genome shotgun sequence genome:
- the LOC126597123 gene encoding auxin-responsive protein IAA14-like produces the protein MQTQTQASHAVILLCGGSPSLLAQNQHNNATRQKKEEEAAKAALRITTNINASLQILTGFLLKHFLQNLYFLVSRKMMSMLGVERDLNLRETELCLGLPGGGTTTVAEPETAKTTGKRGFSETIDLKLNLQSKEDLNDNVKNIASKDKNNFLSCTKDPSKPPAKAQVVGWPPVRSYRKNIMAQKNTSEEKTKKASGGGGCTAAFVKVCMDGAPYLRKVDLKMYKSYQELSNALAKMFSSFTTGYYGTQGVIDFMNESKLMDLLNSSEYVPTYEDKDGDWMLVGDVPWGMLVDSCKRLRIMKGSEAIGLAPKAMEKCKGRS, from the exons ATGCAAACACAGACACAAGCGTCCCACGCAGTTATATTATTGTGTGGGGGGTCTCCCTCTCTCCTAGCTCAAAACCAACACAACAACGCAACAAgacagaagaaagaagaagaagcagcgaAAGCAGCTCTACGCATCACCACCAATATAAACGCAAGCTTACAGATCCTCACAGGCTTTTTATTAAAGCACTTTCTTCAAAATCTCTATTTTCTTGTTAGCCGGAAGATGATGAGCATGCTTGGAGTTGAGCGTGATCTGAACCTCCGAGAGACTGAGCTGTGCCTAGGGCTGCCCGGTGGCGGTACTACTACTGTGGCCGAGCCGGAGACTGCCAAGACTACTGGAAAGAGAGGGTTCTCGGAGACCATTGATCTCAAGCTCAACCTTCAGTCCAAGGAAGATCTGAATGACAATGTAAAAAATATTGCTTCCAAGGACAAAAACAACTTTCTTTCTTGCACAAAAGATCCATCAAAGCCTCCAGCCAA GGCACAAGTTGTGGGTTGGCCACCAGTTCGATCATACCGAAAGAACATAATGGCGCAAAAGAATACCAGCGAGGAAAAAACTAAGAAGGCAAGCGGCGGCGGTGGCTGCACCGCCGCGTTTGTGAAGGTTTGCATGGATGGCGCTCCATATCTCCGTAAGGTAGATTTGAAGATGTACAAGAGCTACCAAGAGCTCTCTAATGCCTTAGCCAAGATGTTCAGTTCCTTCACCACCG GTTACTATGGGACCCAAGGAGTGATAGACTTCATGAATGAGAGCAAGTTGATGGATCTTCTTAACAGTTCTGAGTATGTGCCGACCTATGAAGATAAGGATGGTGATTGGATGCTCGTGGGTGATGTTCCATGGGG GATGTTGGTTGATTCATGCAAGCGCTTGCGAATAATGAAAGGATCAGAAGCAATTGGACTTG CCCCAAAAGCTATGGAGAAATGCAAGGGCAGAAGCTGA
- the LOC126595308 gene encoding secreted RxLR effector protein 161-like: MVGCKPVATPLVVNEKFQREDGSCDADESVYRSLVRSLLYLTATRPDIMYVASLLSRFMHKPTYIHYGAAKRILIYIQGRLHFGIMYERNVEPKLYGFCNSDWGGSVDNLKSTSGYTFTLGTGVFFWASKKQKSVALPTAEAEYVSASIATS; the protein is encoded by the coding sequence atggtTGGTTGCAAGCCTGTTGCAACACCTCTAGTTGTGAATGAAAAGTTTCAAAGAGAAGATGGTAGTTGTGATGCTGATGAATCTGTGTATAGAAGCCTAGTTAGGAGTTTGTTGTATTTGACAGCGACTAGACCCGATATTATGTATGTTGCAAGCTTGTTGTCCAGATTTATGCACAAGCCTACTTACATTCACTATGGAGCTGCAAAGAGGATCCTAATATACATACAAGGTAGACTTCACTTTGGTATTATGTATGAAAGGAATGTTGAGCCAAAATTGTATGGGTTCTGTAATAGTGACTGGGGAGGTAGTGTGGATAACTTGAAGAGCACATCTGGCTATACTTTTACATTAGGGACTGGTGTATTCTTTTGGGCATCTAAGAAACAGAAATCAGTTGCACTACCAACGGCAGAGGCTGAGTATGTGTCGGCTTCAATTGCAACTTCTTAA